A region from the Fibrobacter succinogenes genome encodes:
- a CDS encoding DUF58 domain-containing protein: MADKELLDKEVLKTVSRIELSVRGTLDTVMTGAYHSSFKGNGMEFSEVREYMPGDDVRTIDWNVTARTGTPYVKKFIEEREMTMLLMVDASSSSEFGSGKQMKGEVMATLTALLAFAAIKNNDKVGLLIYTDQVELFIPPEKGRKHVLRLIREILYFKPQHHGTNTQVALEYAGKILNRRAVVVVMSDFLDEGFENAFKILRKRHDVLAVSVVDPREMELPSAGLVELEDPETGETLLIDTGDAAFREAFAREAKRQGKATKELFQRMSIDFVRIETHDDFKETVAPLIEHFRRRAKAARM, translated from the coding sequence ATGGCCGATAAAGAATTACTCGATAAAGAAGTTTTAAAGACCGTAAGCCGCATTGAACTTTCCGTACGCGGCACGCTCGACACCGTGATGACCGGAGCATACCATAGCTCCTTCAAAGGCAACGGTATGGAATTCAGCGAAGTCCGTGAATACATGCCCGGCGATGACGTGCGTACGATTGACTGGAACGTGACCGCCCGAACCGGCACGCCTTACGTCAAAAAGTTCATCGAAGAACGCGAAATGACCATGCTCCTCATGGTCGACGCTTCAAGCAGTTCCGAATTTGGTTCTGGCAAGCAAATGAAAGGCGAAGTCATGGCAACGCTCACGGCTCTCCTCGCATTCGCCGCCATCAAGAACAACGACAAGGTCGGCCTCCTCATTTACACCGACCAAGTCGAACTTTTCATCCCGCCCGAGAAAGGCCGCAAGCACGTGTTGCGCCTCATCCGCGAAATTCTCTACTTCAAGCCGCAGCACCACGGCACCAACACACAGGTTGCCCTAGAATATGCCGGCAAGATTCTGAACCGCCGCGCCGTAGTCGTCGTGATGAGTGACTTCTTGGATGAAGGTTTCGAAAACGCTTTCAAGATTCTCCGCAAGCGCCACGACGTTCTCGCCGTGTCCGTCGTTGATCCGCGCGAAATGGAACTTCCGTCCGCAGGCCTCGTAGAACTCGAAGACCCCGAAACCGGCGAGACGCTTTTGATCGACACCGGAGATGCCGCCTTCCGCGAAGCATTCGCCCGCGAAGCCAAACGTCAAGGCAAAGCGACCAAGGAACTCTTCCAGCGCATGTCGATTGACTTTGTTCGCATCGAGACTCACGACGACTTCAAGGAAACCGTCGCCCCGCTCATCGAACACTTCCGCCGCCGCGCGAAAGCCGCAAGAATGTAA
- a CDS encoding TonB-dependent receptor domain-containing protein: MKTSLFRAATGSLLLGGFLHFSFAQEFIQDLGNSTIEAEKSTETILDGLRKDDELQAEKLDRKISTTIAETIKNEPDIALRSMGPAAARPVIKGLSGSHVTLTEDGSFCGDMSATSPDHAVASEVLTAHKLRIVRGPQILSHSFAAAGGVIQVEHNDIPFENSDVRDSSHLDSIRNIQIHGYIADYAETGQPGFATVLGANVNIHRLSLKSEVSARNMSDMETSKGTLKNTEIENRSIAIGAAYSFERFKLGASFRSFNSNYGIPGGFIGGHPNGVDIDLFKRDLTLQGMYIPATRPDTLNVIFRLNQYHHTEYETKEYVGAEFAVNQANMRIEKFIAQSGPFFGIHFGGEFDIRSVEMGGYVFTPPTNSYAASLFSIASLNGWRDGLEITLSARLGGAFFKPQESIVADKGAIEDRNFALWAIAVEFSQRVAPGKFLTLDVFRTTRAPTIEELYNQGPHLAAYTYERGNHKLDAENGYGAELEFRDYGEIINWRAAVHSTWFLNHLAPRATGDTNWSQILPIYQVSGDEALLIGGSASIELPAEQGFYAQAGASYVCGFYQNENWSDMPQIPPFKFHGEIAYLWTHVRAGINTEFALAQNRVDRYEQRTPGYTTFGVSLEFHWALTLAHYSIVLRGDNLFNADVRNHLSRLKSVMPEKGRNISFLAKAEF, translated from the coding sequence ATGAAGACTAGCCTTTTTAGGGCTGCTACGGGGAGCCTCCTTTTAGGAGGCTTCCTTCATTTTTCTTTCGCCCAAGAATTTATTCAAGATTTAGGCAACTCGACCATCGAAGCCGAAAAATCTACCGAAACCATTTTAGACGGTTTGCGTAAAGACGATGAATTGCAAGCCGAAAAACTCGATCGCAAAATTTCTACAACCATCGCAGAAACCATCAAGAACGAGCCCGATATCGCCCTCCGCTCCATGGGTCCAGCCGCTGCAAGGCCCGTCATCAAAGGGCTTTCCGGCAGTCACGTCACGCTCACCGAAGACGGTTCCTTTTGCGGAGACATGAGCGCTACATCGCCCGATCACGCCGTTGCATCCGAAGTCTTAACGGCTCATAAATTACGCATTGTCCGCGGGCCACAAATTTTAAGCCATTCCTTCGCTGCCGCAGGTGGAGTCATTCAAGTCGAGCACAACGACATTCCTTTTGAAAATTCAGACGTTCGCGATTCATCGCATCTCGACTCCATCCGCAACATACAAATTCACGGCTACATCGCAGACTATGCCGAAACAGGGCAACCGGGATTCGCTACAGTTTTAGGCGCCAACGTCAACATCCACAGGCTATCGCTTAAAAGCGAAGTTTCCGCCCGCAACATGAGCGACATGGAAACATCCAAGGGCACCCTCAAAAACACGGAAATTGAAAACAGAAGCATCGCCATCGGAGCCGCTTACAGCTTTGAGCGCTTTAAGCTTGGAGCCTCCTTCCGCTCCTTCAATTCCAATTACGGCATCCCCGGCGGATTCATCGGTGGGCACCCTAACGGCGTTGACATCGACCTTTTCAAACGCGACTTGACGTTGCAAGGAATGTATATTCCAGCAACACGCCCCGACACACTCAACGTCATCTTCCGACTCAATCAGTACCACCACACGGAATACGAGACTAAGGAATACGTCGGCGCAGAATTTGCCGTTAATCAAGCAAACATGCGCATTGAAAAATTCATCGCTCAAAGCGGTCCGTTTTTCGGAATCCACTTCGGTGGAGAATTCGACATCCGTTCCGTCGAAATGGGCGGCTACGTTTTTACACCGCCAACAAATTCCTACGCAGCATCGTTATTTTCCATCGCTAGCTTGAACGGATGGCGAGACGGCCTAGAAATAACTTTGTCCGCACGACTCGGTGGCGCATTTTTCAAACCGCAAGAAAGCATTGTCGCCGACAAAGGCGCCATCGAAGACCGCAACTTTGCACTATGGGCCATCGCTGTCGAATTTTCGCAACGCGTCGCCCCCGGCAAATTTCTGACACTTGATGTTTTCCGCACCACACGCGCCCCGACCATCGAAGAACTCTACAACCAAGGTCCGCATCTCGCAGCATACACCTACGAACGCGGCAACCACAAGCTCGATGCCGAAAACGGTTACGGCGCAGAACTCGAATTTCGCGATTACGGCGAAATCATCAATTGGCGAGCCGCCGTTCACAGCACATGGTTCCTGAACCACCTCGCCCCTCGCGCCACCGGCGACACAAACTGGTCGCAAATTTTACCAATTTATCAAGTCAGCGGCGACGAAGCTTTACTCATAGGAGGAAGCGCCTCCATCGAACTCCCTGCCGAACAAGGATTCTACGCACAAGCAGGTGCAAGCTATGTCTGCGGATTTTACCAGAACGAAAACTGGAGTGACATGCCACAAATTCCGCCATTCAAATTCCATGGCGAAATCGCTTACCTCTGGACACATGTCCGCGCAGGCATCAACACGGAATTCGCCCTTGCACAAAACCGCGTAGACCGCTATGAACAACGTACGCCCGGCTACACCACATTCGGCGTTTCCCTCGAATTCCATTGGGCGCTCACGCTCGCGCACTACAGCATCGTCCTCCGCGGTGACAACTTGTTCAACGCCGACGTACGCAACCACCTTTCACGCCTCAAATCCGTGATGCCCGAAAAAGGCAGAAACATAAGTTTCCTCGCCAAAGCGGAGTTCTAA